A region from the Saccharomonospora azurea NA-128 genome encodes:
- a CDS encoding MFS transporter: MRRLRWWALLSDAVPFYPLYALLFADVGLSDARISWLFVVWSVVGILAEVPSGAWADRFSHRGAMALGGLAQASAYVLWTAWPGFTCFAYGFALWGIGGALVSGSVEALLHDGLAAAGSADRFGRVHGQLDALELVANVPAAVAATTLFSAGGYPLVGWVSVAVCVGAALVAAGLPEPPRAHGAERAPGSYVGALREGAREALTDRAVRGAVAVVAVLGALDAVEEYFGLLAADWGVPTRWVPMVLPAIPLAGALGALAAGRFVRVRPTTLTLWFGVAVGVFAVSDVLAQAGSLVGVAVFYAGYRGVLVVATTWLQERVRGGARATVTSFVGLGTELACLVVYAAWAWGQTAAVVGLAALVAVFLPRGLRPSRSPRR, from the coding sequence GTGCGGCGCCTGCGATGGTGGGCGCTGCTCTCCGACGCCGTCCCGTTCTACCCGCTGTACGCGCTGCTGTTCGCCGACGTCGGCCTGTCGGACGCCCGGATCTCGTGGCTGTTCGTCGTCTGGTCGGTGGTCGGCATCCTCGCGGAGGTGCCCAGCGGCGCGTGGGCCGACCGGTTCTCCCACCGCGGTGCGATGGCGCTGGGAGGTCTCGCGCAGGCGTCGGCGTACGTGTTGTGGACGGCCTGGCCCGGGTTCACCTGCTTCGCTTACGGTTTCGCGCTCTGGGGGATCGGCGGTGCACTCGTCTCGGGTTCGGTGGAGGCGTTGTTGCACGACGGCCTCGCGGCCGCCGGTTCCGCCGACCGGTTCGGCCGGGTCCACGGGCAGCTCGACGCGCTGGAACTCGTGGCGAACGTGCCCGCCGCCGTGGCCGCCACCACTCTGTTCAGCGCGGGCGGATACCCACTGGTGGGCTGGGTCAGCGTCGCCGTCTGTGTCGGCGCGGCGCTGGTGGCGGCGGGTCTTCCCGAGCCCCCGCGTGCGCACGGCGCGGAGCGAGCGCCGGGCTCCTACGTCGGCGCGCTCCGCGAGGGCGCGCGCGAAGCGCTGACCGATCGCGCCGTCCGCGGCGCTGTCGCGGTCGTGGCCGTCCTGGGCGCGTTGGACGCGGTCGAGGAGTACTTCGGACTGCTCGCCGCCGACTGGGGTGTGCCGACGCGGTGGGTGCCGATGGTGTTGCCGGCCATCCCGCTCGCGGGAGCGCTCGGTGCCCTGGCGGCAGGTCGGTTCGTGCGCGTGAGGCCCACCACCCTGACGCTGTGGTTCGGGGTGGCGGTCGGTGTGTTCGCCGTCTCCGATGTGCTCGCCCAGGCGGGAAGTCTCGTGGGTGTCGCGGTGTTCTACGCCGGGTACCGCGGGGTGCTGGTGGTGGCGACCACGTGGCTGCAGGAGCGGGTGCGCGGAGGTGCTCGAGCGACCGTCACGTCGTTCGTCGGGCTCGGCACCGAGCTGGCCTGCCTCGTGGTCTACGCCGCCTGGGCGTGGGGACAGACGGCTGCCGTCGTCGGTTTGGCGGCGCTCGTCGCGGTGTTCCTACCGCGTGGACTGCGTCCGTCCCGTTCGCCGAGGCGGTGA
- a CDS encoding CoA-binding protein, producing the protein MTPTAQRILTEFDSVAVVGLSRNPAKEAHTVPAAMRAAGFRIIPVNPVAEPGTRVLGEPVYRDLAEAVKAGETIQVVNVFRPSPEAADVTRDALRHGARAVWLQEGIVSAEARALAEEAGVLYVEDECMAVVRARLGIVKGGGSTNSLV; encoded by the coding sequence ATGACACCCACGGCGCAGCGCATCCTCACCGAGTTCGACTCGGTCGCGGTGGTGGGGCTCAGCCGGAACCCGGCGAAGGAGGCGCACACGGTGCCCGCCGCGATGCGGGCCGCCGGGTTCCGGATCATCCCGGTGAACCCGGTCGCCGAACCCGGAACCCGTGTGCTCGGCGAGCCCGTGTATCGCGATCTGGCCGAGGCGGTGAAGGCGGGCGAGACGATCCAGGTGGTGAACGTCTTCCGTCCCTCTCCCGAGGCGGCCGACGTGACCCGCGACGCGCTCCGGCACGGCGCTCGGGCGGTGTGGCTGCAGGAGGGCATCGTCTCGGCGGAGGCGCGAGCCCTCGCCGAGGAGGCGGGCGTGCTCTACGTGGAGGACGAGTGCATGGCCGTGGTGCGCGCCCGGCTCGGCATCGTCAAGGGCGGCGGGAGCACGAACAGCTTGGTGTGA